The following proteins come from a genomic window of Paenibacillus spongiae:
- the yfmH gene encoding EF-P 5-aminopentanol modification-associated protein YfmH, producing the protein MQTLSYPGVQETLYREVMPNGLEVVVLPKEGFSKTYATFATRYGSIDNRFAVGDQAPLSVPDGIAHFLEHKMFEEPTGDIFATFASQGASANAYTSFDRTVYLFSATEQIDANLETLLDFVQHPYFTDENVEKEKGIIEQEINMYRDNADWRVYYGLIDALYHVHPIHIDIAGTAESIRKIDKETLYSCYETFYHPTNMFLFVVGGVQPDRVMELVRNNQARKTFAEQGKINRFFDEEPAAVKQQRKTAVLPVSLPKCLFGFKEDLPKMSADQLLRTEITTKLMLDTLLGSSSPVYHELYDDQLISDGFGHEFNSSPDYAFSIIGGETRDPDELISRIRTAIEAAKTSGLNEQSFERTRRKRIGGYLRLLNSPEAIAGEFTRYRFRGADLFQLVPIFEDITLEEANQRLREHFNWERMAASIVAKDPI; encoded by the coding sequence ATGCAAACCTTATCGTACCCTGGCGTACAAGAAACCTTATATCGCGAAGTGATGCCCAACGGGCTTGAAGTCGTCGTGCTTCCGAAGGAAGGCTTCAGCAAGACCTATGCGACGTTTGCAACCCGTTACGGCTCGATCGATAACCGTTTTGCCGTCGGCGATCAAGCGCCGCTGTCGGTCCCGGATGGTATCGCCCATTTCCTTGAGCACAAAATGTTCGAAGAGCCGACAGGCGATATATTTGCCACGTTCGCTTCGCAAGGCGCGTCCGCAAATGCGTATACGAGCTTCGATCGGACCGTATATCTATTCTCGGCTACGGAGCAAATCGACGCCAATCTGGAGACGCTGCTGGATTTCGTTCAGCATCCTTATTTCACGGACGAGAACGTGGAGAAGGAGAAAGGCATTATTGAGCAAGAAATCAACATGTACCGCGATAACGCCGATTGGCGCGTTTATTATGGATTGATCGATGCCTTGTATCATGTGCATCCGATCCACATCGATATTGCCGGAACGGCGGAGTCGATCCGTAAGATTGACAAGGAAACGCTGTACAGCTGCTACGAAACATTCTATCATCCAACTAATATGTTCCTGTTCGTGGTTGGCGGCGTTCAGCCGGACCGGGTGATGGAGCTTGTACGGAACAATCAAGCCCGCAAGACGTTCGCAGAGCAAGGAAAAATCAACCGCTTCTTCGACGAGGAGCCGGCCGCTGTCAAGCAGCAGCGCAAAACGGCGGTTCTTCCCGTATCCTTGCCCAAATGCTTGTTCGGCTTCAAGGAAGACCTACCGAAGATGTCCGCCGATCAGCTGCTCCGGACGGAAATCACGACAAAGCTGATGCTGGATACGCTTCTCGGTTCAAGCTCTCCGGTGTATCACGAGCTCTATGACGATCAATTAATTTCGGATGGGTTCGGTCATGAGTTCAACAGCAGTCCGGACTATGCGTTCTCCATCATCGGCGGTGAAACCCGCGATCCCGACGAGCTTATCAGCCGGATCCGCACGGCTATTGAAGCCGCAAAGACCAGCGGCTTGAACGAGCAGTCCTTTGAACGGACCAGACGGAAGCGTATCGGCGGATATCTCCGGCTTCTCAATTCCCCTGAAGCGATTGCCGGCGAGTTTACGCGCTACAGATTCCGGGGCGCGGATCTGTTTCAATTAGTGCCGATTTTTGAAGACATTACGCTTGAAGAAGCGAATCAACGGCTTCGGGAACATTTTAATTGGGAACGAATGGCCGCTTCGATCGTCGCGAAAGATCCGATTTGA
- the ymfI gene encoding elongation factor P 5-aminopentanone reductase: MTVLITGGSRGIGAAIARRFAAESMNIVIHYMKSHESANETARSCMQLGANVMTVTADIRSREQLLRMREKLELHGMVPDIVVNNAGIAHYGMLADVTEEDWDDVMSVNLKGMFLCTQIFMPQMIAQRYGRIINVSSIWGMSGASCEVLYSTTKGGMNAFTKALAKELAPSGVTVNAVAPGAVDTVMLDNLDADEKTALESEIPVGRFAQPDEIASLVYFLSLPESAYITGQIISPNGGWLT; the protein is encoded by the coding sequence ATGACGGTGCTCATAACCGGGGGAAGCCGCGGAATAGGAGCGGCGATCGCACGCCGCTTTGCCGCGGAGAGCATGAATATCGTCATCCATTATATGAAATCGCATGAATCAGCCAATGAAACGGCACGCAGCTGTATGCAGCTGGGTGCTAATGTTATGACCGTTACGGCCGATATTCGTTCCAGGGAGCAGCTGCTCCGCATGCGCGAGAAACTGGAGCTGCACGGGATGGTTCCGGATATTGTCGTGAACAACGCGGGTATCGCCCATTACGGCATGCTCGCCGATGTGACGGAAGAGGATTGGGACGATGTCATGTCCGTCAATTTGAAGGGGATGTTTTTGTGCACCCAGATTTTTATGCCGCAGATGATTGCCCAGCGATACGGACGAATCATTAATGTTTCTTCCATCTGGGGGATGTCCGGTGCCTCCTGCGAAGTGCTGTATTCCACGACCAAAGGCGGCATGAACGCCTTCACGAAGGCGCTTGCCAAGGAGCTTGCGCCTTCCGGCGTAACGGTTAATGCCGTTGCGCCCGGTGCCGTGGACACCGTCATGCTGGACAACCTGGATGCAGATGAGAAGACGGCGCTGGAGTCCGAAATTCCGGTCGGCCGTTTTGCGCAGCCGGATGAAATCGCGTCGCTTGTCTATTTCTTGTCACTCCCAGAGTCCGCTTACATAACAGGCCAGATTATTAGTCCCAATGGCGGTTGGCTTACTTAG
- a CDS encoding DUF3243 domain-containing protein yields the protein MTTVLSNFETWKHFLAERVSQAKKMGLSEDTISNLAYEIGSFLDEKVDPKNEQQRVLKDIWDAGDEDEKKTIARLMVKLVK from the coding sequence ATGACAACTGTCCTTTCTAATTTCGAAACATGGAAACACTTTTTGGCTGAACGAGTAAGCCAAGCGAAAAAAATGGGCTTAAGTGAAGACACGATTTCCAATCTTGCCTATGAAATCGGCTCCTTCCTGGATGAGAAGGTCGATCCCAAGAATGAGCAGCAGCGCGTGCTCAAAGATATTTGGGATGCCGGTGACGAGGACGAGAAGAAAACAATCGCCAGGCTGATGGTTAAGCTTGTCAAGTAA
- a CDS encoding DUF3388 domain-containing protein, with protein sequence MEYKQWYMEYRIHKNRPGLLGDVASLLGMLEVNILTINGVENRTRGMLLQTNDDEKIEVLGRMLQKVDNITVTKLREPKLVDILAVRHGRYIERDSDDRKTFRFTRDELGLLVDFLGEVFKRDGNQVIGLRGMPRVGKTESIIAGSVCSNKRWTFVSSTLLRQTVRSQLSHEEMNANNIFIIDGIVSTVRSNEKHHALLQEIMAMPSTKVIEHPDIFIQESQYDLSTFDYIIELRNTPEEEINFDFTVNYNEL encoded by the coding sequence ATGGAATACAAACAGTGGTATATGGAATATCGGATACATAAGAACCGGCCGGGCTTGCTCGGTGACGTCGCGTCCCTGCTCGGGATGCTCGAAGTAAACATTTTGACGATCAACGGCGTGGAGAACCGGACGCGCGGCATGCTTCTCCAAACCAATGACGACGAGAAGATCGAAGTACTCGGCAGAATGCTCCAGAAGGTCGATAATATTACGGTTACGAAGCTTCGGGAACCGAAGCTGGTCGATATATTGGCCGTACGGCATGGAAGGTACATCGAGCGGGACTCGGATGACCGGAAGACGTTCCGCTTTACACGGGACGAGTTGGGCTTGCTCGTCGATTTCCTGGGCGAAGTGTTCAAGAGGGACGGCAATCAGGTGATCGGGCTGCGCGGCATGCCGCGTGTCGGCAAGACGGAATCCATTATCGCGGGCAGCGTCTGCTCGAACAAGCGCTGGACGTTCGTATCGTCGACGCTTCTTCGTCAAACCGTCCGCAGCCAGCTATCTCATGAAGAGATGAATGCGAATAATATATTCATCATTGACGGAATTGTCAGCACGGTACGCTCGAACGAGAAGCACCATGCGCTGCTGCAAGAAATCATGGCGATGCCTTCCACGAAGGTGATCGAGCACCCGGATATTTTTATACAAGAATCCCAATACGATCTCAGTACTTTTGATTATATTATCGAGCTTCGCAACACGCCGGAAGAAGAAATCAACTTCGACTTTACGGTTAACTATAACGAATTGTAA
- a CDS encoding helix-turn-helix domain-containing protein produces the protein MSDLGALLRKAREQRGLSLEDIQDLTKIRKRYLEAIEEGNYAVLPGSFYVRAFVKNYAENVGLDADEVLRLYQKEIPHAAPEPVVETVQRPRRAQAQSSDRWSRWGFRSLMWLFFILIVVIVYVFYINNPVNKKVDTADDETKITDEAKLPEENKDKTTPGTDGQTNTPDPGNVTPDPEPPVTPPATTVTFIRSTGKTNYYEVSPAAGTHKIELKVAGGSSWVGVSEKNVGGKYLLTQTLKDGESVSVDVTVPVYINIAHANMVEVTIDGAPIDDGNKKGSRKMQLDPAESTGTDTGTGQNTGTDTAGTDTSNSDAVTNQ, from the coding sequence ATGTCGGATTTAGGCGCATTGCTCCGCAAAGCCCGTGAGCAGCGCGGTTTATCGCTTGAAGATATTCAAGATTTAACCAAAATACGAAAGCGTTATTTGGAAGCGATCGAGGAAGGGAACTACGCTGTCCTGCCAGGAAGCTTCTACGTGCGCGCCTTTGTCAAAAACTATGCGGAGAATGTCGGGCTGGATGCCGATGAAGTGCTCCGCTTATATCAGAAAGAGATTCCCCACGCTGCGCCCGAGCCGGTCGTCGAAACCGTTCAGCGTCCACGCCGAGCCCAAGCGCAAAGCTCGGATCGATGGAGCCGATGGGGATTCCGTTCGCTCATGTGGCTGTTCTTCATTCTGATCGTCGTTATTGTGTACGTATTCTACATTAACAATCCTGTTAATAAGAAAGTGGATACGGCCGATGACGAAACCAAGATCACCGATGAGGCGAAGCTGCCGGAAGAGAATAAAGATAAGACAACACCGGGTACGGACGGTCAAACCAATACGCCGGATCCGGGGAACGTTACACCCGATCCCGAACCTCCTGTAACGCCGCCTGCGACAACAGTAACGTTCATTCGGTCAACCGGCAAAACGAATTATTATGAAGTTTCGCCTGCTGCCGGCACGCATAAGATTGAACTGAAGGTCGCTGGAGGAAGCAGCTGGGTCGGCGTAAGCGAGAAAAATGTGGGTGGCAAGTATTTGCTCACGCAAACGTTGAAGGACGGAGAATCGGTATCGGTCGATGTTACCGTTCCGGTCTATATCAATATCGCGCATGCGAATATGGTCGAGGTTACGATTGACGGTGCGCCGATCGATGACGGCAACAAGAAAGGCTCCCGCAAGATGCAGCTTGATCCGGCCGAATCAACCGGTACGGACACAGGAACGGGTCAAAATACGGGAACCGATACGGCGGGGACAGATACATCGAATTCAGACGCCGTAACGAACCAATAG
- a CDS encoding YajQ family cyclic di-GMP-binding protein yields the protein MSSENSFDIVSKVDMQELSNAIIQAEREIETRFDFKNSKSTIELDKGELLIVSDDELKLKNVIDILTSKMIKRGVPTKNLDYGKVEPAASQTVRQRIKLRQGIEQDISKKINILIRDSKLKVKSQIQGDQIRVTGKSKDDLQAVMTLLRGAELPIDLQFMNFR from the coding sequence ATGAGCTCAGAGAATTCATTCGACATAGTATCGAAGGTCGATATGCAGGAGTTGTCGAACGCCATTATACAGGCAGAACGTGAAATCGAAACACGCTTCGATTTTAAGAACAGCAAGAGCACCATCGAACTGGACAAGGGCGAGCTTCTCATCGTATCCGACGATGAGCTGAAGCTTAAGAACGTGATCGATATTTTGACCTCGAAGATGATTAAACGCGGGGTTCCGACCAAGAACCTGGACTATGGCAAAGTCGAGCCTGCAGCTTCTCAAACGGTCAGACAGCGGATTAAGCTCAGACAGGGCATCGAGCAGGACATCTCCAAGAAGATCAACATCCTGATCCGGGACTCGAAGCTTAAAGTTAAGAGCCAAATTCAGGGCGATCAAATCCGGGTTACAGGTAAAAGCAAGGACGATTTGCAAGCCGTCATGACACTGCTGCGCGGCGCCGAGCTGCCGATCGATTTGCAGTTTATGAACTTTCGCTAG
- the rimO gene encoding 30S ribosomal protein S12 methylthiotransferase RimO, which yields MTERVKVVTLGCEKNMVDSEIMSGLIHERGYQLVEQADDATVIIVNTCGFIDAAKEESVNTILDMAEYKQTGRLKALIVSGCLTQRYKQQLMDEMPEIDGIVGTGDFHHINTIVDEALNGKKPMKVGNPAFDYDQKLPRLVTTPRYTAYVKIAEGCDNACTFCSIPIMRGKFRSRSIESIVAEVELLASQGVREVSLIAQDSTNYGTDLYDAFMLPELLNRVSEVEGIAWVRLHYAYPGFFTDELIETIAVNPKICKYIDMPLQHSEDIILKRMRRPGRQQDARELINKIRTRIPDVALRTSIIVGFPGETEEDFNRLCDFVREIKFDRLGVFTYSSEEDTPAVRLPNHVPDDVKEWRSNTLMEIQRDVSKYNSSKYIGREIDVLVERYDGRSDVYIGRSEYDAPEIDGEVFISNCQAGIGEIQKVRVTHAYEFDMSGEGLS from the coding sequence ATGACAGAACGAGTTAAAGTGGTAACACTAGGCTGCGAGAAGAACATGGTTGATTCCGAGATCATGTCTGGACTCATCCATGAACGCGGATATCAGCTTGTCGAGCAGGCTGACGATGCGACTGTCATTATAGTGAACACATGCGGGTTTATCGATGCGGCCAAGGAAGAATCGGTGAACACCATTCTCGATATGGCGGAGTATAAGCAGACCGGACGTCTGAAGGCGCTTATCGTATCCGGCTGTCTAACGCAGCGTTACAAGCAGCAGCTGATGGACGAAATGCCCGAAATCGACGGAATTGTCGGTACCGGCGATTTTCATCACATCAATACGATTGTCGACGAAGCGCTGAACGGCAAGAAGCCGATGAAGGTCGGCAATCCTGCTTTCGACTATGATCAGAAGCTTCCAAGGCTCGTAACAACCCCGCGATATACGGCTTATGTCAAGATAGCGGAAGGCTGCGACAATGCTTGCACATTTTGTTCGATCCCGATTATGCGCGGTAAGTTCCGCAGCCGCTCGATTGAGTCCATCGTGGCAGAAGTTGAGCTGCTAGCATCGCAAGGCGTGAGGGAAGTCAGCTTGATCGCACAGGATTCGACGAATTACGGAACGGATCTGTACGATGCATTCATGCTGCCCGAGCTCCTTAACCGGGTGAGCGAGGTCGAAGGAATCGCATGGGTTCGGCTGCATTATGCGTACCCAGGCTTCTTCACGGATGAATTGATCGAGACGATAGCGGTTAATCCGAAGATCTGCAAATATATCGATATGCCGCTTCAGCACAGCGAAGATATCATACTCAAGCGGATGCGCCGCCCGGGACGGCAGCAAGATGCCCGCGAGCTCATTAACAAGATTCGAACCCGTATTCCGGATGTCGCGCTTCGCACATCGATTATTGTCGGTTTCCCGGGTGAAACGGAAGAAGATTTCAACCGGCTGTGCGATTTTGTCCGGGAGATCAAATTTGATCGTTTAGGTGTCTTTACATACTCCTCAGAGGAGGATACGCCGGCTGTACGGTTGCCGAATCACGTACCGGACGACGTGAAGGAATGGCGTTCGAACACGCTAATGGAAATACAGCGCGATGTATCGAAATATAATAGCAGCAAATATATAGGACGCGAAATCGACGTGCTTGTCGAGCGATATGACGGGCGCAGTGATGTCTATATCGGGCGTTCAGAATATGATGCCCCGGAGATTGATGGCGAAGTCTTCATATCGAATTGTCAAGCGGGAATCGGTGAAATTCAGAAGGTGCGGGTAACGCACGCCTATGAATTTGATATGTCCGGGGAGGGGCTCTCGTGA
- the pgsA gene encoding CDP-diacylglycerol--glycerol-3-phosphate 3-phosphatidyltransferase — translation MNLANKITLARIFLVPIIMFLLLINVNLKPLTFSDFSITWNQILAALIFIVAASTDGLDGYIARKNKIVTNLGKLLDPLADKLLVAAVLISLVEMDKVDAWIAIVIISREFAVTGLRQIALLEGRVLAASKWGKWKTAVQITMIIALLINNFPFALVDFRFDLVASWAAALITVYSGVDYFVKNKNLIPLSE, via the coding sequence GTGAATTTAGCTAACAAAATAACACTCGCCCGAATTTTTTTAGTACCGATCATCATGTTTCTGCTGTTGATCAATGTGAACCTCAAGCCGCTTACATTCTCGGACTTCTCCATTACGTGGAATCAGATCCTGGCGGCGCTTATCTTTATCGTTGCCGCCAGTACCGACGGGCTTGACGGGTATATCGCACGCAAGAACAAAATCGTTACGAACCTTGGCAAGCTGCTTGATCCGCTTGCGGACAAGCTGCTTGTAGCGGCGGTGCTTATTTCTCTTGTTGAAATGGACAAGGTGGATGCATGGATCGCAATCGTGATCATCAGCCGGGAATTTGCCGTAACAGGCCTCAGACAAATTGCGCTGCTGGAAGGCCGCGTGCTTGCCGCTTCGAAGTGGGGAAAATGGAAAACAGCCGTTCAGATCACGATGATTATTGCACTGCTGATTAACAATTTCCCGTTTGCCCTTGTGGATTTCCGTTTCGACCTTGTCGCCAGCTGGGCTGCTGCGTTGATTACGGTTTACTCAGGTGTGGATTATTTCGTCAAAAACAAAAACCTCATTCCTTTGTCAGAATGA
- a CDS encoding competence/damage-inducible protein A, with amino-acid sequence MRAEIIAVGTELLLGQIVNTNATYLSQGLAEMGIDVYFQTVVGDNAARISQAIELARSRADLIVFTGGLGPTQDDLTKDALAAYLNRPIVIHQPSMEKIESIFSSRGIHMVESNRRQAHMIEGSVPLKNEAGLAVGDGLTADGTHYMLLPGPPREMKPMFDGPGKTWLRSVAGDTHRLFSRILKFAGIGESSLEQKLIDLIDAQSDPTIAPYANEGEVAIRLSTKSQSEQEANAKLDRTEEQINQIVGKHLYAREDIPLEAAVIRLLRASGRKLSSAESCTGGLLAELVTNVPGSSGEFVGGVVTYTNMMKHKLLGIPMSQLEGTGAPGAISDSTAALMAERVRERTGSDFGISLTGVAGPSESEGKPVGLVHIGIARPGMPPAVHTIHLSGSREMIRLRAAKSALYRLWLELVDNS; translated from the coding sequence ATGCGAGCTGAAATTATTGCAGTCGGAACCGAGCTGCTGCTCGGCCAAATCGTCAATACGAATGCGACTTATTTGTCGCAGGGGCTTGCTGAAATGGGAATCGATGTCTATTTTCAAACCGTTGTTGGCGATAATGCGGCAAGGATCAGCCAGGCCATCGAGCTGGCCCGGTCACGAGCTGATTTGATCGTGTTCACGGGGGGACTCGGCCCGACGCAGGACGATCTGACCAAGGATGCGCTGGCCGCTTATTTAAACCGCCCGATCGTCATCCATCAACCGTCCATGGAAAAAATCGAATCGATTTTCTCTTCGCGCGGCATACATATGGTGGAAAGCAACCGCAGGCAAGCGCATATGATTGAAGGGTCCGTTCCGCTTAAGAATGAAGCCGGACTGGCGGTTGGCGACGGGCTAACGGCCGATGGCACCCATTACATGCTTCTGCCTGGACCGCCCCGCGAAATGAAGCCGATGTTCGACGGACCCGGCAAGACATGGCTGCGTTCCGTCGCGGGCGATACGCACAGGCTGTTCTCCAGAATATTGAAATTTGCCGGTATCGGAGAATCCAGCCTGGAACAGAAGCTGATCGATTTGATCGATGCTCAGTCCGATCCCACGATAGCGCCCTATGCGAATGAAGGCGAAGTGGCGATCCGGCTATCGACCAAATCGCAGTCGGAGCAAGAAGCGAACGCAAAGCTGGACCGGACCGAGGAACAAATTAATCAGATCGTAGGCAAGCATCTCTATGCGCGCGAAGACATCCCTCTGGAGGCGGCGGTCATTCGCCTGCTGCGGGCATCGGGGCGCAAGCTCTCAAGCGCTGAGAGCTGCACGGGAGGCCTTCTGGCCGAGCTTGTGACGAACGTACCCGGAAGCAGCGGCGAGTTTGTCGGCGGAGTAGTCACGTACACGAACATGATGAAGCATAAGCTGTTGGGCATTCCAATGTCGCAGCTGGAAGGCACCGGAGCGCCGGGGGCAATCAGCGATTCGACGGCCGCCTTGATGGCGGAGCGGGTAAGAGAACGGACAGGCAGCGATTTCGGAATATCGCTCACCGGTGTGGCTGGCCCTTCCGAATCGGAAGGCAAGCCGGTCGGGCTCGTGCATATCGGGATCGCGAGGCCAGGCATGCCTCCTGCCGTTCACACCATCCACTTGAGCGGCAGCAGGGAGATGATCCGCTTGCGGGCGGCGAAGTCGGCACTCTACCGGCTGTGGCTGGAGCTTGTGGACAATAGTTGA
- the recA gene encoding recombinase RecA: protein MSDRRAALEMALRQIEKQFGKGSVMKLGESANMQVEIASSGSLALDIALGIGGYPKGRIIEIYGPESSGKTTVALHAIAQVQRNGGQAAFIDAEHALDPLYASKLGVNIDELLLSQPDTGEQALEIAEALVRSGAVDIIVVDSVAALVPKAEIEGEMGDSHVGLQARLMSQALRKLSGAISKSKTIAIFINQLREKVGVMFGNPETTPGGRALKFYSSVRLDVRRVESIKQGNDMVGNRTRIKVVKNKVAPPFKQAEVDIMYGEGISKEGSIVDIGVEMDIVQKSGAWFSYNGDRLGQGRENAKQFLKDHPEISDTIEQQIRDANNLAAGALNSAAFSNDDDEDEDELELELN, encoded by the coding sequence TTGTCAGATCGTCGCGCAGCTCTCGAGATGGCTCTACGTCAGATCGAGAAACAATTTGGTAAAGGTTCGGTTATGAAGCTCGGTGAATCTGCTAACATGCAAGTCGAAATTGCATCCAGCGGATCACTCGCATTAGATATTGCTCTTGGAATCGGCGGATATCCGAAGGGCCGCATTATTGAGATTTATGGACCGGAATCATCCGGTAAAACAACCGTCGCGCTTCACGCGATCGCACAAGTGCAGCGCAATGGTGGACAAGCTGCATTTATCGATGCGGAGCATGCGCTTGACCCGCTTTATGCGAGTAAGCTGGGCGTCAACATTGATGAACTGCTGCTCTCGCAGCCGGACACGGGCGAACAAGCGCTAGAGATCGCTGAGGCTCTTGTACGCAGCGGCGCGGTCGATATTATCGTAGTAGACTCCGTCGCGGCTCTGGTACCGAAGGCGGAGATTGAAGGCGAGATGGGCGATTCCCACGTCGGTCTGCAAGCCCGGCTGATGTCGCAAGCACTTCGCAAGCTTTCCGGTGCCATCAGCAAATCCAAGACAATCGCGATTTTCATCAACCAGCTGCGTGAGAAGGTTGGGGTTATGTTCGGCAATCCGGAGACAACGCCGGGCGGCCGCGCATTGAAGTTCTATTCCAGCGTCCGGCTCGACGTACGTCGGGTCGAGTCGATTAAACAGGGGAACGACATGGTCGGCAACCGGACGCGGATCAAGGTCGTCAAGAACAAGGTAGCACCTCCGTTCAAGCAAGCGGAAGTGGATATCATGTACGGCGAAGGCATCTCCAAGGAAGGCAGCATCGTCGATATCGGGGTCGAGATGGACATTGTTCAGAAGAGCGGCGCCTGGTTCTCGTACAACGGCGACCGTTTGGGACAAGGCCGCGAGAATGCGAAGCAGTTCTTGAAGGATCATCCGGAGATTAGCGATACCATTGAACAACAGATTCGCGATGCCAATAACCTTGCTGCTGGTGCATTGAACAGCGCAGCATTCAGCAATGATGACGATGAAGACGAGGACGAATTGGAACTCGAATTGAATTAA
- a CDS encoding regulatory protein RecX encodes MKDGQQDGMLTITAVEQDRKERYRYQLFVNNGQEEPYLTVHEDIMIRFRLLKGREIHTDELKQIIEEDTQHRAYALGLVYLGARQRTHKEIARYLSRKGIDEESSEKAIQRLIQEGFVNDAAFAKQFASERVRNHMKGRLLLQQELRQRGIPKETVQEALKRIDKTEEAEAAIRAACKKWPYIKGEPIDRKRKLATFLLRRGFPGSIVKEAIQAAITQEELAEEWHMLDN; translated from the coding sequence ATGAAGGATGGGCAGCAAGATGGAATGCTGACGATAACAGCGGTGGAACAGGACCGCAAGGAACGTTACCGGTATCAGTTATTCGTCAATAACGGCCAGGAAGAACCGTACTTGACGGTTCATGAGGATATTATGATCCGCTTCCGATTGCTTAAGGGGCGCGAGATTCATACCGATGAGCTGAAGCAGATTATCGAGGAAGACACGCAGCACCGCGCTTATGCGCTTGGATTGGTCTACTTGGGTGCCCGGCAGCGGACGCATAAGGAAATCGCACGTTATTTGTCGCGTAAAGGGATCGATGAAGAGTCGAGCGAGAAAGCGATCCAGCGTCTCATTCAAGAGGGATTTGTCAATGACGCGGCCTTCGCCAAGCAATTTGCTTCCGAACGGGTGCGCAACCACATGAAGGGACGGCTCTTGCTGCAGCAGGAGCTAAGACAGCGCGGTATTCCCAAAGAGACGGTTCAAGAAGCCCTCAAGCGGATCGATAAGACGGAGGAAGCGGAAGCTGCGATTCGCGCGGCATGTAAGAAATGGCCCTATATCAAGGGCGAACCCATCGATCGAAAGCGCAAGCTAGCCACATTTTTACTGCGCAGAGGCTTTCCCGGCAGCATCGTGAAAGAGGCTATTCAGGCTGCAATTACACAAGAAGAGTTAGCCGAAGAGTGGCATATGCTTGACAATTGA